A single region of the Lotus japonicus ecotype B-129 chromosome 4, LjGifu_v1.2 genome encodes:
- the LOC130712097 gene encoding uncharacterized protein LOC130712097: MAEATRFQSSIREAEERIMAAMDPCIARHMRELELRFETQFNGFQEAMRGIGLQVTDLASSRRSKTASDGDYRMPTRLMRLDFLKFSKEDVDSWIAKCERFFALGGTPESERVAIASIALDESSFRWFQGLDQGTVCRVTWPEFAAALRTRFGVEFESPMEELKRLTQQGNLEEYHEAFDNLAYRTELSEQLKLQCSLGGLNSELCKTQVFKLMLSE, encoded by the coding sequence ATGGCTGAAGCAACACGATTCCAGAGTTCGATTCGTGAAGCTGAGGAACGAATCATGGCTGCCATGGATCCCTGCATCGCGCGTCACATGCGTGAGCTGGAACTCCGATTCGAGACGCAATTCAATGGATTCCAAGAAGCCATGCGTGGAATTGGGCTTCAGGTTACGGATCTGGCTTCGTCGCGGCGAAGCAAAACGGCAAGCGACGGTGATTATCGAATGCCAACCCGTCTCATGAGGTTAGATTTTCTGAAATTCAGCAAGGAAGACGTTGATTCTTGGATCGCGAAGTGTGAGCGATTCTTCGCGTTGGGTGGAACTCCGGAATCAGAGCGTGTCGCCATCGCCAGCATCGCTTTAGATGAAAGCTCGTTCAGATGGTTTCAAGGATTGGATCAAGGCACTGTGTGCAGAGTGACTTGGCCTGAGTTCGCGGCGGCGTTGCGAACACGATTCGGCGTCGAATTCGAGTCCCCGATGGAGGAACTCAAGCGATTGACGCAGCAAGGAAActtggaggaatatcatgaagCGTTTGATAATCTGGCATATAGAACAGAGCTATCTGAACAGTTGAAGCTTCAATGCTCTTTAGGAGGCCTCAATTCTGAgttgtgtaagacccaagtttttaagcttatgcttagtgaataa